A genome region from Gallaecimonas xiamenensis 3-C-1 includes the following:
- a CDS encoding ZIP family metal transporter yields the protein MTDALLLATLAGLPILIGGWLATFERFLPRWLDEELRHSVVAFGGGVLISAVTLVLVPQGMAALGFGWGSACFALGGLAFMGLDAWLARRGGSMAQLVAMLMDFVPEAMALGAMLTENTEVGLLLALLIALQNLPEGFNAFRELRQLGTLRSRRILALFALFVLLGPLSAWLGHTFLSGAGGILGGIMLFAGGGILYLTFGDIAPQAKLRNHWGPPLGAVAGYWLGLWGHQLLGGA from the coding sequence ATGACCGATGCCCTGCTGCTGGCGACCCTGGCCGGCCTGCCCATCCTGATTGGCGGCTGGCTGGCCACCTTTGAGCGTTTCTTGCCCCGCTGGCTGGACGAAGAGCTGCGCCACAGCGTGGTGGCCTTCGGCGGCGGCGTCTTGATCTCGGCGGTGACCCTGGTGCTGGTGCCCCAGGGCATGGCGGCCCTGGGCTTTGGCTGGGGCAGCGCCTGTTTTGCCCTGGGCGGCCTGGCCTTTATGGGGCTGGACGCCTGGCTGGCGCGCCGGGGTGGGTCCATGGCCCAACTGGTGGCGATGCTGATGGACTTTGTGCCAGAGGCCATGGCCCTGGGGGCCATGCTAACCGAGAACACCGAGGTGGGGCTGTTACTGGCCTTGCTGATCGCCCTGCAAAACCTGCCGGAAGGCTTCAATGCCTTTCGTGAACTGCGCCAGCTGGGCACCTTGCGTAGCCGCCGTATCCTGGCCCTCTTTGCCCTCTTCGTGCTGCTGGGGCCCCTGTCTGCCTGGCTTGGCCATACTTTCCTGTCCGGGGCGGGCGGTATCTTGGGAGGCATCATGCTCTTTGCCGGTGGCGGCATTCTCTACCTGACCTTTGGCGACATAGCCCCGCAGGCCAAGCTACGTAACCACTGGGGTCCGCCCCTGGGGGCCGTGGCCGGCTACTGGCTGGGGCTTTGGGGCCATCAGCTGCTGGGGGGAGCATGA
- a CDS encoding DMT family transporter, which translates to MSRVALGAWGWTALAMLAFAGNSLLCRQALKGGALDAASFTTVRLVSGALMLALLLGLKGKAPRGSGDWPSALALFVYAAGFSFAYVQLNTATGALLLFGAVQLTMLGCALWRGERLAWWQWLGLGLAVFGLGALLLPGAQRPPWQGALLMLLAGAGWGAYSLLGKGKGDPLAATGGNFRRAALLGLALSLLALPWLRWDWGASVYAVLSGALASGLGYAVWYRAREQLSTATAATVQLTVPVIAALGAVVLLDEPLSLSLVLCGALVLGGVALVSRSR; encoded by the coding sequence ATGAGCCGGGTGGCCCTGGGAGCCTGGGGCTGGACGGCCCTGGCCATGCTGGCCTTCGCCGGCAATTCCCTACTGTGCCGCCAGGCCCTCAAGGGCGGCGCCCTGGACGCGGCCAGTTTTACCACGGTGCGGCTAGTGTCCGGCGCCCTAATGCTGGCGCTGCTGCTGGGTCTGAAGGGCAAGGCCCCTCGCGGCAGTGGTGACTGGCCTTCGGCCCTGGCGCTCTTTGTCTACGCCGCCGGTTTTTCCTTTGCCTATGTGCAGCTCAATACCGCCACCGGCGCCCTGCTGCTGTTTGGGGCGGTGCAGCTGACCATGCTCGGCTGTGCCCTGTGGCGGGGAGAGCGGCTGGCCTGGTGGCAATGGCTGGGCCTGGGGCTGGCGGTGTTTGGCCTGGGCGCCTTGCTGTTGCCCGGTGCCCAGCGCCCGCCCTGGCAAGGGGCCTTGCTGATGCTACTGGCCGGGGCTGGCTGGGGGGCTTATTCCCTGCTGGGTAAAGGCAAGGGCGATCCTCTGGCCGCCACCGGCGGTAATTTTCGCCGGGCCGCCTTGCTTGGCCTGGCCCTGAGCCTGCTGGCCTTGCCCTGGCTGCGCTGGGACTGGGGGGCCAGCGTTTATGCTGTGCTGTCCGGGGCCTTGGCCTCGGGCCTGGGTTATGCGGTTTGGTATAGGGCTAGGGAACAGCTCAGCACCGCCACTGCTGCCACAGTGCAGCTGACGGTGCCGGTGATAGCGGCCCTGGGGGCCGTGGTACTGCTGGACGAGCCCTTGAGTTTGAGCCTGGTACTGTGCGGCGCCTTGGTGCTTGGGGGCGTGGCCCTGGTCAGCCGCAGCCGTTAA